Proteins from a single region of Candidatus Polarisedimenticolia bacterium:
- the ispE gene encoding 4-(cytidine 5'-diphospho)-2-C-methyl-D-erythritol kinase, whose translation MRSLHIAPHAKVNLGLRILGRRPDGYHDLETRFQTIDLCDELELREHPRTLRLRVEGTDLPSDDSNLVMQAARRLRDSNPGLPGATIVLRKRIPIAAGLGGGSSNAGATLMGLNHLWDLRLPEEELRGLAASLGADVPFFLVGGCALGSGRGDILAALEDLPSCWLALVLPGFHSSTPEAFRLWDARAAVAPDREEREGSLVSAAGDLSSAALHNDFEAVLFERFPVLAEHRDRLLRLGATAAALSGSGPSLYGVFDSEDTLRRALNDPGWGAVQRHAAAPVGRAAYRRRLGIPLSD comes from the coding sequence ATGAGAAGCCTGCACATTGCTCCGCACGCGAAGGTGAATCTGGGACTGCGCATTTTGGGGCGCCGGCCGGATGGCTATCACGATCTGGAAACCCGCTTCCAGACCATCGACCTGTGCGACGAGCTGGAGCTGCGCGAACACCCGCGCACCCTTCGCCTGCGGGTGGAAGGCACCGATCTGCCGTCCGATGACAGCAACCTGGTGATGCAGGCAGCGCGGCGTCTGCGCGACTCGAATCCGGGACTCCCGGGGGCCACCATCGTCTTGAGGAAGCGAATTCCAATCGCCGCGGGGCTCGGAGGGGGAAGCTCCAATGCCGGTGCCACACTGATGGGTCTGAACCACCTGTGGGACCTCAGGCTGCCGGAGGAGGAGCTGCGTGGGTTGGCGGCATCGCTGGGGGCCGACGTCCCTTTCTTCCTGGTGGGAGGATGCGCGCTGGGCTCGGGCCGCGGCGATATCCTCGCGGCGCTCGAGGATCTTCCGAGCTGCTGGCTGGCCCTGGTGCTGCCCGGGTTTCACTCTTCGACCCCGGAGGCTTTCAGGCTCTGGGACGCCCGTGCCGCAGTCGCTCCGGACCGCGAGGAGAGGGAGGGGTCACTCGTATCGGCGGCAGGGGACCTCTCGAGCGCGGCGCTGCACAACGATTTCGAGGCGGTCCTGTTCGAGCGCTTCCCGGTCCTCGCCGAGCACCGCGATCGGCTGCTGCGCTTGGGCGCCACGGCGGCGGCGCTGTCGGGCAGCGGCCCATCGCTTTACGGGGTTTTCGACTCCGAAGACACTCTCCGGCGCGCCCTCAACGATCCAGGCTGGGGAGCGGTGCAGCGACATGCCGCCGCGCCGGTGGGGCGCGCGGCATATCGGCGACGCCTGGGCATCCCTCTATCTGATTGA